The genomic DNA GCACCACATCATGTGTTATATGCCTCACAGGTAGAGGCATGACTCAGGTCTGACACTGGAGATGCCGAAGAGACGAGACATCGTCGCCATTGTGTTGATCGTGTTGCCTTGGACACTGCTCATTACTGTTTGGCACCAGAGCGCCATCACTCCTCTGCTCGCTACACGAAAGGGTAAGGTAAAAGATcgtgaatgtttgtttttttttcattagtaTTTGTTATACTAACCAAGAAGTTAACACATCTCTGGATCTTTCCATTGTACTTTGGATTATGAAAAATTTGCAGGGgtacagctgtgtgtgaaaTTGCACCATGTACTCCTCTCCGAGCGTCATCACAGCCCCTGAAACATACTGGTAAATCGAAAGGAAGAgcactatttatttatttaatttttttctggcAAGAAAAATTACCAGGCCCAAAAGGCCCAACCCAGACCCGACATCATCGGTGGCAGTAACAGCTACACTGCCGCACACCAGTAAGATGCCTAATCCTCCTGACCCAACATCTTTGATGGAGTTCAAATTTTTGGTGCACCTCCATTATGTGCTGGTGGACCTAAACAAAGAAGTTAGGCGCAAAAAATCGTTTGGCCTAGAGTTCTGATGAATCTGTGTTCTAACTTCAGGAGAAAATGTCCCATTTTGCTAAAATGCCATAAGGCCAGAGTGTAATACAGAGGATTACTTATATGATGAGCGTTTAGCATCAAATTATTGACAGACTAAAGAGAGTCCACACTGTCTTGTGTAGGACAAACATGATTCAGTCTTCATGTAGCACAAGGTCCCAACTGTAGTTGTCAGCACACAGAGGCTCACTGTTATCATTTCCCCTCCTGGCTAGATGACAGACGGGATGGTCGCTCCAACTCCCGGAATACTTTTGCCCTCAAGGAGTCCTGCTCCCTTCAGAACAGGGACATCGTGGAGGTGGTGCGCACCGAGTACGTCTACAGCCGGCCCCCACCGTGGTCCGACGTCCTGCCCACCATCCACGTCATCACTCCCACCTACAGCCGGCCGGTGCAGAAGGCAGAGCTGACACGTCTGGCCAACACCTTGCTGCACGTTCCCAACCTGCACTGGATCCTGGTGGAGGACTCACAGAGGAGGACCACACTGGTTAGCCGTCTCCTCCAGGAGACAGGACTCAACTACACCCACCTGAACGTGGAGACGCCCAGGAACTATAAGATACGCGGGGACACTAGGGACCCCCGAATACCTCGGGGTACCATACAGAGGAATCTGGCCCTGCGGTGGCTCCGGGAGACCTTTGGCCTGAACAGCAGCCAGTCTGGGATTGTCTATTTTGCAGACGATGACAACACGTACAGTCTGGAGCTGTTTGAGGAGGTAAGGATATATATTGCAAAGCAAAACATGATGCAGAGCTTAATTTCTCTCTAAGAATGCAAAATCTCCTCATCCTTTCACAGACCTCTTACTTTACATTTCGGGATTCATGGAATTTGAAAATGCCTCAAATGAGTGTCTCTGTTTTCAACTACCAGATGCGTTCCACCAAAAAGGTGTCGGTGTGGCCGGTGGCCTTTGTGGGTGGCCTGCGATATGAGTCCCCCAAAGTAAACACCTTGGGCAAGGTGTACGGCTGGAAGACTGTGTTTGACCCACACCGGCCCTTCGCCATCGACATGGCTGGGTTTGCTGTGAACCTGCGGCTCATTCTGTCCAAGCCTCAGGCTTATTTCAAGCTACGTGGAGTGAAGGGAGGTTATCAGGAGAGTAGTTTGTTAAAGGAGCTGGTCACTCTCAGCGATTTGGAGCCTAAAGCTGCTAACTGCACTAAGGTAAGAAAACGACGCTGTTGTGTGACCCCTGTGAATTGGCAATAAAACAAGCTG from Anoplopoma fimbria isolate UVic2021 breed Golden Eagle Sablefish chromosome 24, Afim_UVic_2022, whole genome shotgun sequence includes the following:
- the b3gat1b gene encoding galactosylgalactosylxylosylprotein 3-beta-glucuronosyltransferase 1: MPKRRDIVAIVLIVLPWTLLITVWHQSAITPLLATRKDDRRDGRSNSRNTFALKESCSLQNRDIVEVVRTEYVYSRPPPWSDVLPTIHVITPTYSRPVQKAELTRLANTLLHVPNLHWILVEDSQRRTTLVSRLLQETGLNYTHLNVETPRNYKIRGDTRDPRIPRGTIQRNLALRWLRETFGLNSSQSGIVYFADDDNTYSLELFEEMRSTKKVSVWPVAFVGGLRYESPKVNTLGKVYGWKTVFDPHRPFAIDMAGFAVNLRLILSKPQAYFKLRGVKGGYQESSLLKELVTLSDLEPKAANCTKVLVWHTRTEKPVLVNEGKKGFTDSNVEI